In Wolinella succinogenes DSM 1740, a single genomic region encodes these proteins:
- a CDS encoding cytochrome c biogenesis protein CcdA yields MELALTGWFGSAPYAVSFLAGMLTFLSPCVLPLIPAYLSYVSGISLGELRSGDSLSWRARLLIFRSALMFVFGFSLVFVLLGASMARIIGNIFTYEIIAYVAGGIIILFGLHVARVITIPFLNYEKRADFGTLEEKGKGFWMTLLAPLLLGISFALGWTPCIGPIFAGIISMAASESSKGIALMSVYAAGLGVPFLLSALLVSTMIGWLGKMKAYMRAIEWLSGGLLVFIGILVATGGLGKLSAWFLERLA; encoded by the coding sequence ATGGAATTAGCCCTGACTGGTTGGTTTGGTTCCGCCCCTTATGCGGTGAGTTTTCTTGCAGGGATGCTCACCTTTTTGAGCCCTTGCGTGTTGCCCCTTATCCCTGCCTATCTCTCTTATGTTTCGGGAATCTCTTTGGGGGAGCTTAGGAGCGGTGATTCTTTGAGTTGGCGAGCGCGTCTTTTGATTTTTCGCTCAGCCCTTATGTTTGTTTTTGGATTCTCGTTGGTCTTCGTGCTTTTGGGGGCTTCCATGGCGCGAATCATAGGCAATATCTTCACCTATGAGATTATTGCTTATGTGGCGGGAGGGATTATTATTCTCTTTGGTCTTCATGTGGCAAGAGTCATCACGATTCCCTTTTTGAATTACGAGAAGAGAGCGGATTTTGGCACCTTGGAGGAGAAGGGCAAGGGCTTTTGGATGACTCTTTTGGCTCCTCTTCTTTTGGGCATCTCCTTTGCTTTGGGCTGGACGCCTTGCATCGGGCCAATCTTTGCAGGAATCATCTCTATGGCTGCAAGCGAGAGCTCTAAAGGGATTGCCCTCATGAGCGTCTATGCCGCAGGACTTGGAGTCCCCTTTCTGCTCTCTGCGCTTTTGGTGAGCACGATGATTGGGTGGCTCGGTAAAATGAAGGCCTATATGAGAGCTATAGAGTGGCTATCAGGGGGGCTTTTGGTGTTCATTGGGATTTTGGTCGCCACGGGAGGTTTGGGGAAGCTCTCGGCTTGGTTTTTAGAGCGCTTGGCTTAA
- the purU gene encoding formyltetrahydrofolate deformylase produces MKKYVLLILSPDEKGLIYKVTSIIFKRGLNIDKNDEYVDSEENRFFMRAEFSGETDPLALLAEIRASLPERAEVKLEEIRPKDIVILCTKENHCLGDLLLRYDSGELEANIKAVVSNYDHLKPLSEKFEIPFYGISHEGISRQEHEQRMLECLAALKPDYLVLAKYMRILSPEFVHHYERQIINIHHSFLPAFVGANPYKQAHERGVKIIGATAHFVNDNLDEGPIIAQDIIKIDHSYTWRDMQKAGRDVEKVVLARALNLALHDRIFVHGNKTVIF; encoded by the coding sequence ATGAAAAAATATGTCTTACTGATCCTCTCCCCCGATGAGAAAGGTCTCATCTACAAAGTCACCTCGATTATCTTCAAGCGAGGGCTCAATATCGACAAGAACGATGAGTATGTCGATAGTGAAGAGAATCGATTCTTTATGCGTGCCGAGTTTAGCGGTGAGACCGATCCTCTGGCGCTTTTGGCGGAGATTCGTGCGTCACTTCCAGAGAGAGCCGAGGTGAAGCTAGAGGAGATTCGCCCCAAAGATATTGTGATTCTCTGCACCAAAGAGAATCACTGCTTAGGCGATCTTTTGCTTCGCTATGATAGTGGAGAGCTAGAGGCCAACATTAAAGCGGTGGTCTCCAACTATGACCACCTAAAGCCTTTGAGTGAGAAATTTGAAATCCCCTTTTATGGAATCTCGCACGAAGGAATCTCGCGCCAAGAGCATGAGCAGAGGATGCTAGAGTGTCTCGCCGCTTTGAAGCCCGACTATCTAGTGCTCGCTAAGTATATGCGGATTCTATCGCCTGAGTTTGTCCATCACTATGAGCGTCAAATCATCAATATTCACCACTCCTTTCTTCCCGCCTTTGTCGGAGCCAATCCCTACAAGCAGGCGCATGAGCGAGGGGTGAAGATCATTGGTGCGACCGCTCACTTTGTCAATGACAATCTGGACGAAGGTCCCATTATCGCCCAAGACATCATCAAGATTGACCACTCCTATACATGGCGCGATATGCAAAAAGCAGGGCGCGATGTGGAGAAGGTGGTTTTGGCTAGGGCG
- the sppA gene encoding signal peptide peptidase SppA → MWEWIKRIGRVLVAPLEFVTRYFKALLFLVIVVWIFGANEGSSAINETNLAEISLKGAILNPDSFLEELERIESLPRLAGVLLVVDSPGGAIAPSVEISEEIKRLSAKVPVVVYAQGVMASGGYYAGIWSKRIIANKGSLIGSIGVIFNGADVSELASKIGIKTQTIKAGKYKEAGTFMRPWNEDEEGEIKRLVRKQYEMFVLDVAEARGLDQEVSPLYAEGRVFSATEALELGLIDQIGIKSDAKRALEELSGVKEPLWLQKEPWEKYMERWMSQATLQLSTLLASGIY, encoded by the coding sequence ATGTGGGAGTGGATAAAGCGAATCGGCAGGGTACTGGTGGCGCCTTTGGAGTTTGTGACGCGCTATTTTAAGGCGCTACTCTTTTTGGTGATTGTGGTGTGGATTTTTGGAGCCAATGAGGGCTCTAGCGCCATCAATGAGACCAATTTAGCCGAAATCTCGCTTAAGGGGGCGATTCTTAATCCGGACTCTTTTTTGGAAGAGCTAGAGAGAATCGAATCACTTCCTAGGCTTGCAGGGGTGCTTTTGGTGGTCGATTCTCCAGGGGGAGCGATCGCTCCTTCGGTGGAGATATCTGAAGAGATCAAGCGACTCTCCGCCAAGGTTCCTGTGGTGGTCTATGCTCAAGGGGTGATGGCAAGCGGAGGCTATTATGCGGGGATTTGGTCGAAGAGAATCATCGCCAATAAAGGGAGCCTGATTGGCTCCATTGGGGTGATCTTCAATGGGGCGGATGTGAGCGAGCTAGCCAGTAAAATTGGAATCAAGACCCAAACCATCAAGGCGGGAAAATATAAAGAGGCAGGCACCTTTATGCGTCCGTGGAATGAAGATGAAGAGGGAGAGATTAAGAGGCTCGTGAGGAAGCAGTATGAGATGTTTGTCTTGGATGTGGCGGAGGCTAGGGGGCTTGATCAAGAGGTTAGCCCGCTGTATGCTGAGGGGCGAGTCTTTAGCGCTACAGAGGCTTTGGAGCTTGGCTTGATTGATCAGATTGGAATCAAAAGCGATGCCAAAAGGGCGCTCGAAGAGCTAAGCGGAGTCAAGGAGCCCCTATGGCTTCAAAAAGAGCCTTGGGAAAAATATATGGAGCGGTGGATGAGCCAAGCGACTCTTCAACTCTCCACTCTCTTAGCCTCTGGAATCTATTAA
- a CDS encoding DEAD/DEAH box helicase, whose protein sequence is MDNHVNAHEEQEQAGFEQFGFKENLLRGIHEAGFKVPSPIQVEAIPLVLGGHDLIAQAQTGTGKTAAFGLPIIQNLKNDGSIEALIITPTRELAVQISDEIFKLGRNCRTKTVSVYGGQAIRRQVELLEKAPQVIIATPGRLLDHLRNDRLKNFNPTTIVLDESDEMLDMGFLDDIEEIFTYLPASRQTLLFSATMPAPIKNLAQKILHNPKMVKVTTNETTNSDISQRYYIINEYEREDAIVRLIDSEAPSKTIIFTRMKKEADDLSNRLIAKGYQAGALHGDMEQRERQAAVNAFKQGAIDILVATDVAARGLDISNVSHVFNYHIPLNPESYVHRIGRTGRAGKKGIAITLATPLEFKEIRRISETTKATIELYEIPTIAETLKQTDSKLIQNLLNHSITDDALRIYEQIRGEIDTTQLACKLLSMLMKKSSIMGPNKIGLSKEDLMQLKNRLSGDDRRDRNSRGGKGGSRGGSRNSGGYRRDSRDGNRSSEGNYSRRKRRD, encoded by the coding sequence ATGGATAACCACGTAAACGCACACGAAGAGCAAGAGCAAGCAGGATTTGAGCAGTTTGGCTTCAAAGAGAATCTTCTTAGAGGGATTCACGAAGCAGGCTTCAAAGTTCCTAGCCCCATCCAAGTCGAAGCCATTCCCTTGGTTCTTGGAGGCCACGACCTCATCGCTCAAGCTCAAACAGGGACAGGCAAAACGGCTGCCTTCGGACTCCCTATCATCCAAAACCTCAAAAATGATGGCTCCATTGAAGCCCTTATCATCACTCCTACGCGAGAGCTCGCTGTCCAAATCAGTGATGAAATTTTCAAACTCGGCCGCAACTGCCGCACCAAAACCGTCTCCGTCTATGGCGGTCAAGCGATTCGACGCCAGGTTGAGCTCCTAGAGAAAGCTCCCCAAGTCATCATCGCTACCCCCGGACGACTTCTTGATCACTTAAGAAATGATCGACTCAAAAATTTCAACCCCACCACTATCGTCTTAGACGAATCCGATGAGATGCTTGATATGGGATTCCTCGATGATATCGAAGAGATTTTCACCTACCTGCCCGCTAGTCGCCAAACCCTTCTCTTCTCTGCGACCATGCCCGCCCCCATCAAGAACCTCGCTCAAAAGATTCTCCACAACCCCAAAATGGTGAAGGTGACCACCAACGAAACCACCAACAGTGACATCTCCCAACGCTACTACATCATCAATGAATATGAGCGCGAAGATGCGATTGTGCGGCTCATCGATAGCGAAGCGCCCAGCAAAACCATCATCTTCACCCGAATGAAAAAAGAGGCCGATGACCTCTCCAATCGACTTATCGCTAAGGGCTACCAAGCAGGAGCGCTTCATGGTGATATGGAACAACGAGAGCGCCAAGCTGCGGTGAACGCCTTCAAACAAGGGGCGATTGATATTCTTGTGGCCACCGATGTAGCGGCACGAGGACTCGATATCAGCAATGTAAGCCATGTCTTTAACTACCACATCCCCCTCAATCCCGAGAGTTATGTCCACCGAATCGGGCGAACAGGCCGCGCAGGTAAAAAAGGGATCGCTATCACGCTCGCCACTCCTTTGGAATTTAAAGAGATTCGACGAATCTCTGAAACCACCAAAGCCACGATTGAGCTCTATGAAATTCCCACCATCGCTGAGACCCTCAAGCAGACCGATTCTAAGCTCATTCAAAATCTTCTCAACCACTCCATCACCGATGATGCCCTCCGAATCTATGAGCAGATTCGAGGAGAGATTGACACCACGCAGCTTGCGTGCAAACTCCTCTCCATGCTCATGAAAAAGAGTTCTATCATGGGGCCCAACAAGATTGGTCTCTCCAAAGAGGATCTTATGCAGCTCAAAAACCGCCTAAGTGGCGATGATAGGCGCGATCGAAACTCTAGAGGAGGCAAAGGGGGCTCTAGAGGAGGCTCTAGAAACTCCGGCGGCTACCGAAGAGATAGCCGTGATGGGAATCGCTCCTCTGAGGGCAACTACTCTAGACGCAAAAGACGCGACTAA
- the murC gene encoding UDP-N-acetylmuramate--L-alanine ligase, which translates to MSKALKIHFVGIGGIGISGLAKYLKAQGAEVSGSDIAEGTTTKYLKKMGIPLSIPHDAEIITNQELLIHSAIIKPDNIELVRAKERGITILSRAEALPMILGDKRVYAVAGAHGKSTTTAILSSLLPDCSAIIGAESKEFGSNVREVRSECVVFEADESDRSFLNSNPYCAIVTNAEPEHMENYNYDLDLFHGAYREFLQKAKKRVINAEDAFLSTLTSLEATRLYPSRDITELSYELIEGEPYTRFKLLDLGDFRVWGLGEHIALDASLAILAVRDEMPLALIKERLQNFKGIKKRFDILQKSAPILIDDYAHHPTEIEATLGAVKKYSALLGDLPVTAIWQPHKYSRTLSNLERFIECFKGVDRLIILPVYAAGEKPVSLDLQTLFKRYSPLFATHLKRESWGLSLWHEGTLLEELKEGLIVGFGAGDITYQLRGGI; encoded by the coding sequence ATGTCTAAAGCGCTAAAAATTCACTTTGTTGGTATCGGAGGAATTGGAATCTCTGGCCTAGCTAAATACCTCAAAGCCCAAGGGGCTGAAGTGAGCGGCTCTGACATCGCTGAAGGAACCACCACCAAATACCTCAAAAAGATGGGGATTCCCCTCTCTATCCCTCATGATGCGGAAATCATCACCAATCAAGAGCTCCTCATCCACTCCGCCATCATCAAGCCTGATAATATCGAGTTGGTGCGCGCCAAAGAGAGGGGAATCACCATCCTCTCCCGCGCCGAGGCACTTCCCATGATTTTGGGTGACAAACGAGTCTATGCCGTCGCAGGAGCCCATGGCAAAAGCACCACCACCGCCATCTTGAGCTCTCTTTTGCCTGATTGTAGCGCCATTATTGGAGCGGAGAGCAAGGAGTTTGGCTCCAATGTCCGAGAGGTTAGAAGCGAGTGTGTGGTTTTTGAGGCGGATGAGAGCGATCGAAGCTTTCTCAACTCCAACCCCTATTGCGCCATCGTCACCAACGCCGAGCCTGAACACATGGAGAACTACAACTACGACCTAGATCTCTTTCATGGTGCCTATAGAGAGTTTTTGCAAAAAGCCAAAAAGCGCGTTATCAACGCCGAAGACGCCTTCCTCTCCACACTCACCTCCCTAGAGGCCACGCGCCTCTATCCCAGTCGTGACATCACCGAGCTCTCCTACGAGCTCATCGAAGGCGAGCCCTACACTCGTTTCAAACTCCTTGACCTTGGGGATTTTCGTGTTTGGGGCTTAGGGGAACATATCGCACTGGATGCCTCTTTGGCGATTTTGGCGGTGAGGGATGAGATGCCTCTAGCCCTCATCAAAGAGCGCCTTCAAAACTTCAAAGGAATCAAAAAGCGCTTTGACATTCTTCAAAAGAGCGCTCCGATTCTTATCGATGATTACGCCCATCACCCCACCGAGATCGAAGCGACCCTAGGCGCGGTCAAAAAATACTCTGCACTGCTTGGCGACCTCCCCGTGACCGCCATTTGGCAACCGCATAAATACTCTCGCACCCTCTCCAATCTTGAGCGATTCATTGAGTGCTTCAAAGGGGTGGATCGGCTCATCATCCTGCCTGTTTATGCCGCAGGAGAAAAGCCCGTGAGTCTTGATTTGCAAACCCTCTTTAAGCGCTACTCCCCCCTCTTTGCCACCCACCTCAAACGAGAATCTTGGGGTCTCTCTCTGTGGCATGAAGGGACGCTTCTTGAAGAGCTTAAAGAGGGGCTTATCGTCGGCTTTGGAGCGGGAGATATCACCTATCAACTCCGAGGAGGAATCTAA
- a CDS encoding metal-dependent hydrolase: protein MIHILGAERVLLCDEEFRLLSKGAVAFLGDKILAVDSYEKLQKRYPEALAEYHPQGILLPGLINAHLHLEFSANQTTLLYGGFDRWLSSVITHRDVLMGEGAKEAMRRALDEVLSSGTTTIGAISSAGLDLEILAHSSLRVLFFNEVIGSNPSAIDFLWEDFLGRLKRSEEFKSSRFTPLVAIHSPYSVHPFLIKRALLEAKRLGGVVSTHFMESKEEREWLEESRGFFGDFFARFFGGVKPKALSTPLEFLELLEGQRVMLVHGVQMNEEELAKAASLGASLASCPRSNRLLGGELLDISKVKKAGIPFLLATDGLSSNTSLSLLEELRIALFAYAKEPLESWARELVLSVTKRAAYALGLESGELREGLKADLALFELEGIGECTQEALQWILHAKKVKTLYIEGKKVEVK from the coding sequence TTGATCCATATTTTAGGCGCAGAGAGGGTGCTATTGTGCGATGAGGAGTTTCGCCTCCTCTCTAAGGGTGCGGTTGCGTTTTTAGGTGATAAGATTCTTGCGGTTGATTCTTATGAAAAGCTCCAAAAGCGCTATCCAGAGGCTTTGGCCGAGTATCATCCTCAAGGGATTCTGCTCCCGGGGCTCATCAATGCCCATCTTCATCTAGAGTTCAGCGCGAATCAAACCACTCTTCTCTATGGAGGATTTGATCGATGGCTCTCTAGCGTCATCACTCATCGAGATGTGCTCATGGGTGAGGGGGCAAAGGAGGCGATGAGGCGAGCTTTGGATGAGGTTCTCTCTAGCGGCACCACTACCATAGGGGCAATCAGTAGCGCGGGTCTTGATTTGGAGATTCTGGCTCACTCAAGCCTTAGGGTGCTCTTTTTTAACGAGGTGATTGGCTCTAACCCCTCCGCGATTGATTTTCTTTGGGAAGATTTTTTGGGTCGCCTAAAGCGGAGCGAAGAGTTTAAAAGCTCGCGTTTCACGCCTTTAGTGGCCATCCACTCTCCCTATTCGGTGCATCCTTTTTTGATTAAACGAGCCCTTTTGGAGGCCAAGAGACTAGGAGGGGTGGTCTCAACGCACTTCATGGAATCAAAAGAGGAGAGGGAGTGGCTGGAGGAATCTAGAGGTTTTTTTGGCGACTTTTTTGCTCGATTCTTTGGAGGAGTCAAGCCCAAGGCGCTTAGCACGCCCCTAGAGTTTTTGGAGCTTTTAGAGGGGCAGAGGGTGATGCTTGTGCATGGAGTGCAGATGAATGAAGAGGAGCTTGCCAAAGCAGCCTCTCTAGGCGCTTCTTTAGCGAGCTGTCCACGCTCCAATCGTCTCCTAGGTGGAGAGCTTTTGGATATCTCTAAGGTCAAAAAAGCGGGGATTCCCTTTCTTTTGGCCACGGATGGATTGAGCTCCAATACCTCTCTATCGCTCCTAGAGGAGCTACGAATCGCGCTCTTTGCCTATGCCAAAGAGCCTCTAGAATCGTGGGCTAGAGAGCTTGTGCTATCGGTAACTAAGAGGGCGGCGTATGCTTTGGGTCTAGAGAGCGGCGAGTTAAGAGAGGGATTGAAGGCTGATTTGGCACTCTTTGAGCTAGAAGGAATAGGAGAGTGCACACAAGAGGCACTGCAGTGGATTCTCCACGCTAAAAAAGTCAAAACGCTCTATATTGAGGGCAAGAAAGTCGAGGTGAAATAG
- a CDS encoding succinyldiaminopimelate transaminase gives MKFESYPFEKLRTLLAPLTAPKERPLLELTIGEPQFETPSFIQEALAQNSALLKKYPKSAGESYLKEAQLHFIERRYNLRLEPSELIPTFGTREVLFTLPQYLLFDKPSPVMAHPNPFYQIYEGAAIASRAHTLYMEINASNGFTPSLTEEEMKECDLVILNSPNNPTGRTLNLEELGVWVKHALEFDFILINDECYGDIYAHTPAPSILEASVAVGNRSFKNILAINSISKRSSAPGLRSGYIAGDASILKGYGEYRTYVGCAIPLPLQKAAALAWEDGEHAEAIRSKYAQNLKLAQEILGIPVEPWSFYAWLFVGDDIAFTQKLYQEEGVVVLPGSFLGRQGAGQGYVRLALVHEPSTLQNALLKVVSCLKR, from the coding sequence TTGAAATTTGAATCCTACCCTTTTGAGAAGCTTCGCACCCTTCTAGCCCCCCTCACCGCCCCCAAAGAGAGACCCCTTTTAGAGCTCACCATTGGAGAGCCCCAGTTTGAGACCCCCTCTTTCATCCAAGAGGCGCTCGCCCAAAATAGCGCTCTACTCAAAAAATACCCCAAAAGCGCTGGAGAATCCTACCTCAAAGAGGCACAGCTCCATTTTATTGAGCGGCGCTACAACCTCAGACTAGAGCCCTCCGAGCTTATTCCCACTTTTGGGACGCGAGAGGTGCTCTTTACCCTCCCCCAATACCTCCTCTTTGATAAGCCCTCTCCCGTGATGGCGCATCCCAATCCTTTCTATCAAATCTACGAAGGAGCGGCCATTGCCTCTAGGGCGCACACCCTCTATATGGAGATAAACGCCTCTAATGGCTTCACGCCAAGCCTCACCGAAGAGGAGATGAAAGAGTGCGACTTGGTGATTCTCAACTCTCCCAACAATCCCACAGGGCGCACTTTGAACCTAGAAGAGCTAGGGGTTTGGGTGAAACACGCCCTAGAGTTTGATTTCATTCTCATCAACGATGAGTGTTATGGCGACATCTACGCTCACACCCCTGCCCCTTCGATTCTAGAGGCAAGCGTGGCCGTGGGGAATCGAAGCTTTAAAAACATCCTCGCCATCAACTCTATCTCCAAACGCTCCTCCGCCCCAGGCCTAAGGAGTGGCTATATTGCTGGCGATGCCTCGATTCTCAAAGGTTATGGAGAGTATCGCACCTATGTAGGATGCGCCATCCCTCTTCCTTTGCAAAAAGCCGCGGCTTTGGCATGGGAGGATGGAGAGCACGCCGAAGCGATTCGCTCCAAATATGCCCAAAACCTAAAGCTTGCCCAAGAGATTCTAGGAATCCCCGTGGAGCCTTGGAGCTTTTATGCGTGGCTCTTTGTGGGGGATGATATTGCCTTCACCCAAAAGCTCTATCAAGAGGAGGGAGTGGTCGTGCTCCCCGGCTCTTTCCTCGGTCGCCAAGGCGCAGGTCAAGGCTATGTTCGCCTTGCCCTCGTCCATGAACCCTCCACTCTCCAAAATGCTCTTTTGAAGGTCGTCTCATGTCTAAAGCGCTAA
- a CDS encoding metal-dependent hydrolase, which produces MVIKGAIVCDYEREQKNDVRIREGKIVEIQKSILPEKGEEVVLAEGLSLLPAMVDLNVRVANDSLTGKNLATLAKKAAKGGVGSLALMPDCSPSLDNEAAIELLNSYKGELPASIFPIASATKKEDGKLSDLSILHKMGCRGIAIESSLDGNLSRRVCEYSLMMKAPIFCRCEDVSLRGSGVMNDGYLSSRMGLPGIPSLSETKEVAKMAETAIFMRTPVLFQALANERSLRIIERAKEENPSLFAEVSIHHLAITEDFCSGFNTGAKIRPPLKSESTRKKLLQLLKEGVVDVVTSLQSEHSLSKKDVAFEEAAFGVDNIENHFSLCYTYLIKQGRLSMSDLSRVTAKRAAEILGLESKGYVGVGADADLILVDIKSSKVVEDNFSPYYNSILYGEVERTIIAGETVYKREKKG; this is translated from the coding sequence ATGGTCATCAAGGGAGCCATCGTCTGCGATTATGAGCGGGAACAAAAGAACGATGTGAGGATCAGGGAGGGGAAGATTGTCGAGATACAGAAGTCGATTCTTCCTGAAAAGGGCGAAGAGGTGGTGCTAGCAGAGGGGCTATCGCTCCTGCCTGCGATGGTTGATCTCAATGTCCGTGTGGCCAATGATTCTCTTACGGGCAAAAATCTCGCCACTCTCGCCAAAAAAGCCGCCAAAGGGGGCGTGGGAAGCCTCGCTTTGATGCCTGATTGTTCTCCCTCTCTAGATAATGAGGCAGCCATTGAGCTTCTCAATAGTTACAAAGGCGAGCTTCCTGCTTCAATCTTTCCTATCGCCTCCGCAACCAAAAAAGAGGATGGAAAGCTCTCTGACCTCTCGATTCTTCATAAGATGGGGTGTCGAGGGATCGCTATAGAATCCTCTTTGGATGGTAATCTCTCTCGAAGGGTGTGCGAATACTCTTTGATGATGAAAGCACCGATTTTCTGCCGATGCGAGGATGTCTCGCTTCGAGGGTCGGGCGTGATGAACGATGGCTATCTCTCCTCTAGGATGGGATTACCCGGAATTCCTAGCCTAAGCGAGACTAAAGAGGTCGCCAAGATGGCAGAAACAGCGATATTCATGAGGACTCCAGTGCTCTTCCAAGCCCTCGCCAATGAGCGAAGTTTGCGCATCATTGAGAGAGCCAAAGAGGAAAACCCCTCCCTTTTTGCGGAGGTCTCCATCCATCATCTCGCCATCACGGAGGATTTTTGCTCAGGATTCAACACAGGCGCTAAAATCCGCCCCCCGCTTAAATCTGAAAGTACTCGCAAAAAACTCCTCCAGCTTCTTAAAGAGGGAGTCGTGGATGTGGTCACCTCTTTGCAGTCTGAACACTCTCTCTCTAAAAAAGATGTCGCCTTTGAAGAGGCTGCCTTTGGGGTGGATAATATCGAAAATCACTTCTCGCTCTGCTACACCTATCTCATCAAGCAGGGGCGGTTGAGCATGAGCGATTTAAGCCGAGTGACAGCCAAGCGAGCCGCTGAGATTTTGGGGCTGGAGAGTAAGGGCTATGTAGGCGTGGGAGCGGATGCAGATCTGATTCTCGTGGATATCAAGAGCTCCAAGGTGGTGGAGGATAATTTCTCGCCCTACTACAATTCGATTCTTTATGGAGAGGTGGAGCGCACCATCATCGCGGGAGAGACGGTCTATAAACGAGAGAAGAAGGGATAA
- a CDS encoding mechanosensitive ion channel family protein, whose product MPEMSYWMKLFTGWSQSLLDSLFTFSPKLLAAILIAILGLYLAKLARRYTFRLLLKVTKDEILSRFLARVLYAGVVVLTLITALSNLGVQTASIIAVLGTAGLAIALSLKDSLSNLASGIMLIVFRHFTKGDTVELNGTLGNVEEISLFHTKLTTPDNRSVILPNASIAQAKIINFTSNPTRRLEWTFSVSYESDIRRAKEVILLALQSESRLLEEPAPLVGVGSLGASGVDFIVRAWVKKEEFFAVQIAVNEAIKLALDEAAIEIPYNKLDVNLISKGTL is encoded by the coding sequence ATGCCAGAGATGAGCTATTGGATGAAGCTATTCACGGGGTGGAGCCAGTCATTGCTTGATTCTCTTTTCACCTTCTCGCCCAAGCTTTTGGCTGCGATTCTTATCGCCATCTTGGGGCTCTATCTTGCGAAGCTAGCCAGACGCTACACTTTTAGGCTGCTGCTTAAAGTCACCAAGGATGAGATTTTGAGCCGATTCCTTGCGCGGGTGCTCTATGCGGGTGTGGTGGTGCTCACCCTCATCACCGCCCTCTCCAATCTTGGCGTGCAGACCGCCTCTATCATTGCCGTGCTTGGAACGGCAGGTCTAGCCATTGCCCTCTCTCTCAAAGATTCCCTCTCTAACCTTGCCTCAGGAATCATGCTCATCGTCTTTCGCCACTTCACCAAAGGGGACACGGTCGAACTCAATGGAACGCTTGGAAACGTCGAAGAGATCAGCCTCTTTCACACCAAGCTCACCACGCCTGATAATCGCAGCGTGATTCTTCCGAATGCCTCTATTGCTCAAGCCAAAATCATCAACTTCACCTCCAATCCAACGAGGCGCTTGGAGTGGACTTTTAGCGTCTCTTATGAGAGCGATATTCGGCGCGCCAAAGAGGTGATTTTGCTCGCGCTTCAAAGCGAATCACGACTTCTTGAAGAGCCCGCTCCTTTGGTCGGAGTCGGGTCGCTTGGAGCGAGTGGAGTGGATTTTATCGTGCGCGCTTGGGTGAAAAAAGAGGAGTTTTTCGCCGTGCAAATCGCGGTGAATGAGGCGATTAAGCTAGCCTTAGATGAGGCGGCTATAGAGATTCCCTATAACAAATTGGATGTCAATCTCATCTCTAAAGGGACCCTTTGA